CGGCATGTGCTTTTGCCGCGTCCACCGGTGGCGCGGTTGGTTGATGCGAGTGTGGTTGATGGTGGGGTGGGGATGCCGTGTTCGGCTGCGGGTCGGGTGTTGGTCTCTGATGAGGCGCAGGTGGAGGCGTGGGTAGCTCAGCTTGAGCAGGTGGTGGCTGAGCATGCTGATCATGTGGCGGCGTTGGTGGCTGAGCCGGTATTGCAGGGGGCTGGGGGCATGTATGTGTGGGCGCCGGAGGCGATGCGGCGGGTTGCTGATGAGCATGGTTTGTTGTTGCTGTTGGATGAGATTGCGACGGGGTTTGGGCGCACTGGGCAGTTGTTTGCTTCGCAGTGGGCGGGAGTGCGTCCGGATGTGATGTGTGTGGGTAAGGCGTTGACGGGTGGGTATATGACGTTGGCGGCGGTGTTGTGTTCGGCCAGGGTGGGTGAGGTGATTACGCGCTCGCAGTTTCGGGCGTTGCTGCATGGGCCGACGTTTATGGCTAATCCGTTGGCGTGTGCGGTGGCTGGGGCGTCGGTGGGGTTGGTGCGTGAGGGGTGGGGTGGGCAGGTTGCGATGTTGGAGTCGGAGTTGTTGCGGGGTTTGGAGGCGGCGTGGGAGTTGCCGTCGGTGATGGATGTAAGGGTGCTTGGTGGTGTGGGGGTAGTGGAGTTGTGTGAGGAGGTGGATGTGCCTGCGGTGACTCGAGCGGCGTTGGAGGCGGGTGTGTGGGTGCGTCCGTTCCGGCGGTTGGTGTACACGATGCCGCCGTATGTGGCGTCGGCTCAGGAGGTGGCGCAGGTTGCTGCGGGGATTGTCTCGGCGGTGGGTGCGGTGTATGGGGTGGGGTCGCGGTGAGTTCGATGTGGGAATGGGTTCAGGGGCGTCGTTTGGTTCGGCAGCGGCGTGGGTGGGTGCGTGCTGCGGGGCCTGCTGCGGTGGTGCGGACGGATTTGTCGAGTAATGACTATTTGGGGTTGTCGCGTGATCCTCGGGTATGTGCGGCGGCGCGGGATGCGGTGGAGAGGTTTGGGGCCGGAGCGCGGGCTAGTCGAGTGGTTTCGGGTACGTCGTTGGCTCATGTGGAGTGTGAGCAGGCGGTGGGTGAGCTGGTGGGGCAGCCGTCGGTGTTGCTTTTTTCGTCGGGGTATACGGCGAATTTGGGGGTGGTGTCGGCATTGGCGGGGCCGGGGACGTTGTTGGTGGTGGATGAGCATGTGCATGCGTCGGTGATGGATGCGGCTCGGTTGGGGCGGGCTGAGCTGGTGGTGACGCCGCATGGTGATGTGGGGGCGGTGGCGCGGGTGTTGCGGGAGCGGAAGGTTCGGCGTGCGTTGGTGGTGGTGGAGTCGGTGTATTCGGTGTTGGGTGATGCGGCCGATGTGGTGGGGTTGGCGCAGGCGTGTGCTCGGTATGACGCGTTGTTGGTGGTGGATGAGGCTCATGGTGTGGGTGTGTTGGGTCAGGGGCGGGGTGGGGTGGTTGCTGCGGGGTTGGCTGGGGTGGGGCATGTGGTGGTGACGGGAACGTGTTCGAAGGC
This region of Dermatophilus congolensis genomic DNA includes:
- the bioA gene encoding adenosylmethionine--8-amino-7-oxononanoate transaminase, giving the protein MSQSVDGVGAGLDQSAGGVDVIGRDRGLVWHPYAPLDGPAPYAVRAAQGTRLSVEAADGACFEAVDAMSSWWSAVHGYRNPVLDDAVREQVGRFSHVMFGGLTHAPAVELAEQLRELAPGMAHVFFADSGSVSMEVALKLAVQYQAAQGRPQRGGFVALRGGYHGDTLGAMSVCDPVDGMHAAFPALLPRHVLLPRPPVARLVDASVVDGGVGMPCSAAGRVLVSDEAQVEAWVAQLEQVVAEHADHVAALVAEPVLQGAGGMYVWAPEAMRRVADEHGLLLLLDEIATGFGRTGQLFASQWAGVRPDVMCVGKALTGGYMTLAAVLCSARVGEVITRSQFRALLHGPTFMANPLACAVAGASVGLVREGWGGQVAMLESELLRGLEAAWELPSVMDVRVLGGVGVVELCEEVDVPAVTRAALEAGVWVRPFRRLVYTMPPYVASAQEVAQVAAGIVSAVGAVYGVGSR
- a CDS encoding 8-amino-7-oxononanoate synthase; translation: MWEWVQGRRLVRQRRGWVRAAGPAAVVRTDLSSNDYLGLSRDPRVCAAARDAVERFGAGARASRVVSGTSLAHVECEQAVGELVGQPSVLLFSSGYTANLGVVSALAGPGTLLVVDEHVHASVMDAARLGRAELVVTPHGDVGAVARVLRERKVRRALVVVESVYSVLGDAADVVGLAQACARYDALLVVDEAHGVGVLGQGRGGVVAAGLAGVGHVVVTGTCSKALGSQGGFVAGPEVLRDHVVNTARSFIFDTGLAPACAAAAARAARIVAGSPELVAGLHVRADAVARICGVRRAPGAVQSVPVGDASVAVELAGRVAQRGVGVGCFRPPSVPDGVSRLRLSVDGSVPLAQVQEAARVVREVVDGAGVGRGFSSSVVDGSSL